Below is a window of Deltaproteobacteria bacterium DNA.
CTGGCCGAGGGGCTGGAAGTTATCTGTATGGACAACCTGCTCACCGGTTCAACGGGCAACATCGCTCATCTTGCGGGTCACCGGCGATTCCAATTTATTCATTACGATGTGACGAATTATATTTTTGTTGAAGGATCTTTAGATTATGTTCTGCATTTTGCCTCTCCAGCCAGCCCAATTGACTATCTTCAGCTACCCATTCAGACCTTGAAAGTAGGGGCCTTGGGAACGCATAAAGTGCTGGGTCTGGCCATGGCCAAAAAAGCTTGTTTTCTCCTGGCCTCCACCTCAGAAGTATATGGCGATCCGCTCGCCCATCCGCAAGCAGAAGATTACTGGGGGAACGTAAACCCCATCGGTCCCCGGGGAGTTTACGATGAAGCCAAACGATTTGCCGAGGCTCTGACCATGGCTTACCATCGGTCCCACGGGGTGAACACCCGCATTGCCAGAATTTTCAACACCTACGGTCCCCGCATGCGTTTGAACGACGGCCGGGTCG
It encodes the following:
- a CDS encoding SDR family oxidoreductase, which translates into the protein MRALITGGSGFLGSHLCDRLLAEGLEVICMDNLLTGSTGNIAHLAGHRRFQFIHYDVTNYIFVEGSLDYVLHFASPASPIDYLQLPIQTLKVGALGTHKVLGLAMAKKACFLLASTSEVYGDPLAHPQAEDYWGNVNPIGPRGVYDEAKRFAEALTMAYHRSHGVNTRIARIFNTYGPRMRLNDGRVVPNFILQALAGEDLTVYGDGSQTRSFCYVDDLVEGIIKLLFSQETEPVNLGNPDEFSVLGFAQEVLEITGSKSRVIHHPLPVDDPRVRQPDITKARKILNWLPKVGLRDGIRKTVPYFQKKMA